One stretch of Nocardioides perillae DNA includes these proteins:
- a CDS encoding AMP-binding protein — protein MATSTPSRLVRERLGAAGTSLRVLGAAGVVRPYGPRTLLGLAKVLKDWGTGPAGGFASLALRHPDRPGLVDELGTLTFGEVHLRSNALARGLRELGVGEGDGVAVMCRNHRGFVDVSIAAAKLGADVLYLNTAFSGPQLVEVLEREGPTVVVHDEEFTDLLAEAATAHRLLAWTDAEPADDVVTLERLVRSGDEADLDPPERHGRIVILTSGTTGTPKGAPRNEAGVDAAVALLSRMPLRFGWRTHVAAPLFHTWGFAHLALGMLLGSTVVLRRRFEPEEFLRTVESERCDSVVVIPVMLQRVLGLPEEVLSRADLGHVKVVASSGSALAGDLATRWMDRFGDHLYSTYGSTEVAYASIATPEDLREAPGTAGRPPYATIVKILDEQGREVPRGTTGRIFVGNGLLFEGYTGGGHKEVVDGLMSSGDVGRIGDDDRLYVEGRDDDMIVSGGENVFPQEVEDCLARHEAVAEAAAVGVDDDEFGKRLRAFVALRDGAECTEEDLKAWVKQNLARYKVPREVVFLDELPRNATGKVLKRELDRD, from the coding sequence ATGGCGACCTCCACGCCCTCCCGCCTCGTGCGGGAGCGGCTCGGCGCGGCCGGCACCAGCCTGCGGGTGCTCGGCGCGGCCGGCGTCGTGCGCCCCTACGGCCCGCGCACGCTCCTCGGGCTCGCCAAGGTGCTCAAGGACTGGGGCACCGGCCCCGCGGGCGGCTTCGCCTCGCTCGCCCTGCGCCACCCCGACCGCCCGGGCCTGGTCGACGAGCTCGGCACGCTGACCTTCGGCGAGGTGCACCTCCGCAGCAACGCGCTCGCCCGCGGCCTGCGCGAGCTGGGCGTCGGCGAGGGCGACGGCGTCGCGGTCATGTGCCGCAACCACCGCGGCTTCGTCGACGTCAGCATCGCCGCGGCGAAGCTGGGCGCGGACGTGCTCTACCTCAACACCGCCTTCAGCGGCCCGCAGCTGGTGGAGGTCCTCGAGCGCGAGGGCCCCACCGTGGTGGTGCACGACGAGGAGTTCACCGACCTGCTCGCCGAGGCGGCCACCGCCCACCGCCTGCTCGCCTGGACCGACGCCGAGCCGGCCGACGACGTCGTCACCCTCGAGCGACTCGTGCGCAGCGGCGACGAGGCCGACCTCGACCCGCCCGAGCGCCACGGCCGCATCGTCATCCTCACCTCGGGCACCACCGGCACGCCCAAGGGCGCCCCGCGCAACGAGGCCGGCGTCGACGCCGCGGTCGCGCTGCTCTCCCGGATGCCCCTGCGCTTCGGCTGGCGCACCCACGTCGCGGCCCCACTCTTCCACACCTGGGGCTTCGCCCACCTCGCGCTCGGCATGTTGCTGGGCTCGACCGTCGTGCTGCGGCGCCGCTTCGAGCCCGAGGAGTTCCTGCGCACGGTGGAGTCGGAGCGCTGCGACTCCGTCGTGGTGATCCCGGTGATGCTGCAGCGCGTGCTCGGGCTGCCCGAGGAGGTGCTCTCCCGCGCCGACCTCGGCCACGTCAAGGTCGTGGCGTCGTCGGGCTCGGCGCTGGCGGGCGACCTCGCCACGCGGTGGATGGACCGCTTCGGCGACCACCTCTACTCCACCTACGGCTCGACCGAGGTGGCCTACGCCAGCATCGCGACCCCCGAGGACCTCCGCGAGGCGCCCGGCACGGCCGGCCGCCCGCCGTACGCGACGATCGTGAAGATCCTCGACGAGCAGGGCCGCGAGGTGCCGCGCGGCACGACCGGGCGCATCTTCGTGGGCAACGGACTGCTCTTCGAGGGCTACACCGGCGGCGGCCACAAGGAGGTCGTCGACGGGCTGATGTCGAGCGGCGACGTCGGGCGCATCGGCGACGACGACCGGCTCTACGTCGAGGGCCGCGACGACGACATGATCGTCTCCGGCGGCGAGAACGTCTTCCCGCAGGAGGTCGAGGACTGCCTGGCTCGCCACGAAGCGGTGGCCGAGGCGGCCGCGGTGGGCGTCGACGACGACGAGTTCGGCAAGCGCCTGCGCGCCTTCGTCGCGCTGCGCGACGGCGCCGAGTGCACCGAGGAGGACCTCAAGGCATGGGTGAAGCAGAACCTTGCCCGCTACAAGGTCCCCCGCGAGGTGGTCTTCCTCGACGAGCTGCCGCGCAACGCCACCGGCAAGGTGCTGAAGCGCGAGCTCGACCGCGACTGA
- a CDS encoding helix-turn-helix domain-containing protein, with amino-acid sequence MAADAAPADPGAPSRERAATALLRAGGRLSTAATARMEAEVAWFRDLSAEDRSWVGLILQAGVRGFVDWFRAEGDDRAGGAGGVGEHAVAAEVFGAAPRALTGVINLQQTVDLVRLSIEVVEEHVDGVVDPRDAATVHAAVLRYAREVAFATAEVYARAAEIRGAWDARLEALVVDSVLRSEPDETVLSRASALGWSARGGVCVVLGPVPGSRPETDLFDDVRRTARAAGSDALCATQGDRLVVVLGGVGATAAEATAAAAVVSEQFGDGPVVVGPVTPDLSTAHLSARAAVSAHRAAAGWPEAPRPVHAADLLPERALAGDGHARRHLVEEVHAPLVAAGGALVETLGAYFHQGASVEGTARALFVHANTVRYRLRRVAEVTGLVPTDPRQGFTLRIALVLGRQSRRTTRPTPPTL; translated from the coding sequence GTGGCCGCCGACGCCGCCCCCGCGGACCCGGGGGCACCCTCCCGCGAGCGGGCCGCGACCGCCCTGCTGCGGGCGGGCGGGCGGCTGAGCACCGCGGCGACCGCGCGCATGGAGGCCGAGGTCGCGTGGTTCCGCGACCTGTCCGCCGAGGACCGCTCGTGGGTCGGGCTGATCCTGCAGGCGGGCGTGCGGGGCTTCGTCGACTGGTTCCGCGCCGAGGGCGACGACCGGGCCGGGGGTGCCGGCGGGGTCGGCGAGCACGCCGTCGCCGCCGAGGTCTTCGGGGCCGCGCCGCGCGCGCTGACCGGCGTCATCAACCTGCAGCAGACCGTCGACCTGGTGCGGCTCTCGATCGAGGTCGTCGAGGAGCACGTCGACGGCGTCGTCGACCCCCGCGACGCCGCGACCGTCCACGCGGCCGTCCTGCGCTACGCCCGCGAGGTCGCCTTCGCCACCGCCGAGGTCTACGCCCGCGCCGCCGAGATCAGGGGCGCCTGGGACGCGCGCCTCGAGGCCCTCGTCGTCGACTCCGTGCTGCGCTCGGAGCCCGACGAGACGGTCCTGTCGCGCGCCAGCGCGCTCGGCTGGTCGGCGCGCGGCGGGGTCTGCGTGGTGCTCGGCCCCGTGCCGGGCTCGCGGCCCGAGACCGACCTGTTCGACGACGTACGCCGCACCGCGCGCGCCGCAGGCAGCGACGCGCTCTGCGCGACCCAGGGCGACCGGCTCGTGGTGGTCCTCGGTGGCGTCGGCGCCACCGCGGCCGAGGCCACCGCCGCCGCTGCCGTCGTGAGCGAGCAGTTCGGCGACGGGCCCGTCGTCGTCGGTCCCGTCACCCCCGACCTCAGCACCGCGCACCTCTCCGCCCGCGCCGCGGTCTCGGCGCACCGTGCCGCAGCGGGCTGGCCGGAGGCACCGCGCCCGGTGCACGCCGCCGACCTGCTGCCCGAGCGGGCGCTGGCCGGCGACGGCCACGCCCGACGCCACCTCGTCGAGGAGGTGCACGCCCCGCTGGTCGCCGCGGGCGGGGCGCTGGTGGAGACGCTCGGCGCCTACTTCCACCAGGGCGCCTCGGTCGAGGGCACCGCGCGGGCGCTCTTCGTGCACGCCAACACGGTGCGCTACCGGCTCCGGCGCGTCGCCGAGGTGACCGGCCTGGTGCCGACGGACCCGCGCCAGGGCTTCACCCTGCGCATCGCGCTCGTGCTCGGGCGCCAGTCGCGGCGAACCACCCGCCCGACACCGCCGACTTTGTAA
- a CDS encoding protein kinase domain-containing protein, with translation MPDSWRLAEGDELAPELTAVRLLGGGSAYEAYLCFDELTFVPVVVKVLRPSQVDDPSALRGLRREVRALTDVDHPVVVRGLRYDLAHERPYVVLENCDGPRLSSLVRRYGPLQEQQYLPLAIDVAAALHYCGRIGYVHLDVKPSNVIMGAPARLIDLSVARTVEEAADLRALIGTDAYMAPEQCDPQGAWGVPGPASDVWGLGATVWEAVSGARPFRDGDPDAPDAEVARRFPQTVEDPRPLPGRVPGAVAEVLTACLQRDPAARPQPAEVSEALEPVLTGLPRGRLAGFRVRG, from the coding sequence GTGCCCGACTCCTGGCGCCTCGCCGAGGGTGACGAGCTGGCCCCCGAGCTGACCGCGGTGCGGCTGCTCGGGGGCGGCTCCGCCTACGAGGCCTACCTCTGCTTCGACGAGCTGACCTTCGTGCCGGTCGTCGTGAAGGTGCTGCGACCCTCGCAGGTCGACGACCCGTCCGCGCTGCGCGGGCTTCGACGCGAGGTGCGCGCGCTCACCGACGTCGACCACCCCGTGGTGGTCCGCGGGCTGCGCTACGACCTCGCCCACGAGCGGCCCTACGTCGTGCTCGAGAACTGCGACGGCCCGCGGCTGTCGTCGCTGGTGCGGCGCTACGGACCGCTGCAGGAGCAGCAGTACCTCCCGCTCGCGATCGACGTCGCCGCGGCGCTGCACTACTGCGGGCGCATCGGCTACGTGCACCTCGACGTCAAGCCGTCGAACGTCATCATGGGCGCCCCCGCGCGCCTCATCGACCTCTCGGTCGCGCGCACCGTCGAGGAGGCCGCCGACCTGCGCGCGCTCATCGGCACCGACGCCTACATGGCGCCCGAGCAGTGCGACCCGCAGGGCGCCTGGGGCGTCCCCGGGCCGGCCAGCGACGTGTGGGGCCTCGGCGCGACGGTCTGGGAAGCCGTCAGCGGCGCCCGGCCCTTCCGCGACGGCGACCCCGACGCGCCCGACGCCGAGGTGGCCCGGCGCTTCCCGCAGACCGTCGAGGACCCCCGGCCGCTCCCCGGCCGCGTGCCCGGTGCCGTGGCGGAGGTCCTCACCGCCTGCCTGCAGCGCGACCCTGCCGCCCGACCACAGCCAGCCGAGGTGTCCGAGGCCCTCGAGCCGGTGCTCACCGGCCTGCCGCGCGGTCGCCTCGCCGGCTTCCGGGTGCGCGGCTGA
- a CDS encoding response regulator, whose product MARILIVEDEQRIASFLDKGMRAEGHLTTVVGDGREALDVALRGEHDLVVLDIGLPGLDGFAVLDQLRSQGSKVPVIVLTARDSVTDTVSALEGGADDYVPKPFRFAELLARVRLRLRQAAEAASGPGGWQDDALEAGGVRLDLRTRRASVGGVEHDLSAREFALAEIFLLNPGQVLSREQLLDHAWGYDFDPGSNVVDVYVGYLRKKVGADRIATVRGVGYRFVP is encoded by the coding sequence GTGGCCCGCATCCTGATCGTCGAGGACGAGCAGCGCATCGCCTCCTTCCTCGACAAGGGCATGCGCGCGGAGGGTCACCTGACGACCGTGGTCGGCGACGGGCGCGAAGCCCTCGACGTCGCGCTGCGGGGCGAGCACGACCTGGTGGTGCTCGACATCGGGCTGCCCGGCCTCGACGGCTTCGCGGTGCTCGACCAGCTGCGCTCGCAGGGCTCGAAGGTGCCGGTCATCGTGCTCACCGCCCGCGACTCGGTGACCGACACGGTCTCCGCGCTCGAGGGCGGCGCCGACGACTACGTGCCGAAGCCGTTCCGCTTCGCCGAGCTGCTCGCCCGGGTGCGGCTGCGGCTGCGGCAGGCCGCCGAGGCGGCGAGCGGGCCGGGCGGGTGGCAGGACGACGCGCTCGAGGCCGGTGGCGTGCGCCTCGACCTGCGCACCCGCCGCGCCAGCGTCGGCGGGGTCGAGCACGACCTGTCGGCGCGCGAGTTCGCGCTCGCGGAGATCTTCCTGCTCAACCCCGGTCAGGTGCTCAGCCGCGAGCAGCTGCTCGACCACGCCTGGGGCTACGACTTCGACCCCGGCTCCAACGTCGTCGACGTCTACGTCGGCTACCTGCGCAAGAAGGTCGGCGCCGACCGCATCGCCACCGTCCGGGGCGTCGGTTACCGCTTCGTCCCCTGA
- a CDS encoding DUF3052 domain-containing protein, translating into MSSTAGGGSTQTHGDQQEAATPTGGPAERMGLTRGMVVQELGWDQDTDDALRVAIEDAIDADMVDGDHGNVVDAVVLWWREDDGDLVDGLVDALTDLVGGGSIWLLTPKVGRPQSVDAADIAEAAPIAGLAQTTTATVSKDWAATRLVAPKPPA; encoded by the coding sequence TTGAGCTCGACGGCGGGTGGCGGGTCCACCCAGACGCACGGCGACCAGCAGGAGGCGGCGACGCCGACGGGCGGTCCGGCCGAGCGCATGGGGTTGACGCGCGGGATGGTCGTGCAGGAGCTCGGCTGGGACCAGGACACCGACGACGCCCTCCGGGTCGCGATCGAGGACGCCATCGACGCCGACATGGTCGACGGCGACCACGGCAACGTCGTGGACGCGGTGGTGCTGTGGTGGCGAGAGGACGACGGCGACCTCGTCGACGGCCTCGTCGACGCCCTCACCGACCTCGTCGGCGGCGGCTCGATCTGGCTGCTGACCCCGAAGGTGGGGCGACCGCAGTCGGTCGACGCCGCCGACATCGCCGAGGCGGCACCCATCGCCGGGCTCGCCCAGACGACCACGGCGACCGTCAGCAAGGACTGGGCCGCCACCCGCCTCGTCGCACCGAAGCCCCCCGCCTGA
- a CDS encoding alpha/beta fold hydrolase — translation MSPRPTRAAVGALTPQHVTVHGHRRVFVRAGRGPALLLLHGLGCDHTTWAPVVADLAKRYTVIAPDLLGHGASDKPRADYSLGGYANGMRDLLTVLGIDRVTVVGHSFGGGVAMQFAYQFPERTERMVLVAPGGLGPEVTPAIRAITTPGFHQALGLLTLPGVRHLGGAAMRALARTGLPHTRDLAEVADIYDSLRDPAARAAIRHVVRAVVDWRGQVVTMADRAYLTAAMPMCVVWGEDDDVIPVSHAANAAALAPGARVEIVPNAGHFPHKDHPQRFVKTVHDFVRTTEPALHSRARWRQLLEQGAPVEPVEAEAGQAPVDPVPHVHGAGSPA, via the coding sequence ATGAGCCCACGCCCCACCCGAGCAGCCGTCGGCGCGCTCACCCCCCAGCACGTCACCGTGCACGGTCACCGGCGCGTCTTCGTCAGGGCCGGTCGGGGCCCCGCGCTGCTGCTGCTCCACGGCCTGGGCTGCGACCACACCACGTGGGCGCCGGTGGTCGCCGACCTCGCCAAGCGCTACACGGTGATCGCGCCCGACCTGCTCGGGCACGGCGCGTCGGACAAGCCGCGTGCCGACTACAGCCTGGGCGGCTACGCCAACGGGATGCGCGACCTGCTGACCGTGCTCGGGATCGACCGGGTCACGGTCGTGGGCCACAGCTTCGGCGGCGGCGTCGCGATGCAGTTCGCCTACCAGTTCCCCGAGCGCACCGAGCGCATGGTGCTGGTCGCCCCCGGCGGTCTCGGCCCCGAGGTGACCCCGGCCATCCGCGCCATCACGACCCCCGGCTTCCACCAGGCCCTCGGGCTCCTGACCCTGCCCGGGGTGCGCCACCTCGGCGGTGCGGCGATGCGCGCCCTCGCGCGCACCGGCCTGCCGCACACCCGCGACCTCGCCGAGGTCGCCGACATCTACGACTCGCTGCGCGACCCCGCTGCGCGGGCCGCGATCCGCCACGTCGTGCGCGCGGTGGTCGACTGGCGCGGCCAGGTCGTCACCATGGCCGACCGCGCCTACCTCACCGCGGCGATGCCGATGTGCGTGGTGTGGGGCGAGGACGACGACGTCATCCCCGTCTCGCACGCCGCCAACGCGGCCGCGCTGGCCCCCGGTGCCCGGGTCGAGATCGTGCCCAACGCCGGCCACTTCCCGCACAAGGACCACCCGCAGCGCTTCGTCAAGACGGTCCACGACTTCGTGCGCACCACCGAGCCGGCGCTGCACTCGCGCGCCCGCTGGCGCCAGCTGCTGGAGCAGGGTGCGCCGGTCGAGCCCGTCGAGGCCGAGGCCGGGCAGGCCCCGGTCGACCCCGTGCCGCACGTGCACGGCGCCGGGTCCCCCGCCTGA
- the aceE gene encoding pyruvate dehydrogenase (acetyl-transferring), homodimeric type, producing the protein MTDGTTPTPGTRSGATPSVIHEGLPTQLPDIDPDETQEWLDSFDSLVGDRGRERARYVMLRLLERARQSQVGVPALRSTDYINTIPPEREPWFPGDEETERRIRAFIRWNAAVMVSAANRKGLEVGGHIATYQSSASLYEVGFNHFFRGKDHPGGGDQVFIQGHGSPGVYARAFLEGRLSEEQLFRFRQEVQHGPGAGLPSYPHPRLMPDFWEFPTVSMGLTGLNSIYQARFNRYLHNRGIKDTSQQRVWAFLGDGEMAEPESLGAIRVAAREELDNLTWVVNCNLQQLDGPVTGNGKIIQELESNFRGAGWNVVKVVWGREWDQLLARDVDGVLVNQMNTTPDGQFQTYSVEDGAYVRDHFFGADPRLRAMVEHMSDTQIEKLPRGGHDYRKVYAAFDAATKHTGQPTVILAKTIKGWTIDALEGKNATHQMKKLTQDDLKRFRDRLYLPISDRDLERAYEETGTAPFFHPGADSPEIDYMLERRRQLGGSLPRRDVRAKPLTLPGDAVYSEIKQGSGKNKVATTMATVRLLRDWMKDPEIGKRIVPIAPDEYRTFGMDSMFPGAKVYNPGGQRYESVDRKLLLSYKESEQGQMLHEGISEAGAMASATAAGSAYSTHGEPMIPFYIFYSMFGFQRTGDSIWAMADQLAKGFLVGATAGRTTLTGEGLQHADGHSPLLAATNPAVVHYDPAFAYEVAHVMQSGLERMYGATEQHPHGEDVIFYLTVYNEPISQPKEPDDVDVEGILKGLHKVSTAEGEGPRVQLLASGVGYPWVEDAARLLAEDWGVRADTWSVTSWNELARDAVSAEEHNLLHPADEARTPYVTDKLRGHAGPVVAVSDYMAAVPLQIARWVPADYRVLGTDGFGFADTRPAARRFFHVDAESVVVQALQALADDGQVDPGVVVQAFEKYRIDDPTAVKDRKQEGGDA; encoded by the coding sequence GTGACCGACGGAACCACCCCCACCCCAGGCACCCGCAGCGGCGCGACCCCCTCGGTGATCCACGAGGGCCTCCCGACCCAGCTGCCCGACATCGACCCCGACGAGACCCAGGAGTGGCTCGACAGCTTCGACTCCCTCGTCGGCGACCGCGGCCGCGAGCGCGCGCGCTACGTGATGCTGCGCCTGCTCGAGCGGGCCCGCCAGTCGCAGGTCGGCGTCCCGGCCCTACGCAGCACCGACTACATCAACACCATCCCGCCCGAGCGCGAGCCGTGGTTCCCCGGCGACGAGGAGACCGAGCGCCGCATCCGGGCGTTCATCCGGTGGAACGCCGCGGTCATGGTCTCGGCGGCCAACCGCAAGGGCCTCGAGGTCGGCGGCCACATCGCCACCTACCAGTCCTCGGCCAGCCTCTACGAGGTCGGCTTCAACCACTTCTTCCGCGGCAAGGACCACCCCGGCGGCGGCGACCAGGTCTTCATCCAGGGCCACGGCTCCCCCGGCGTCTACGCCCGCGCCTTCCTCGAGGGCCGCCTGAGCGAGGAGCAGCTCTTCCGGTTCCGCCAGGAGGTCCAGCACGGCCCCGGCGCGGGCCTTCCGTCCTACCCCCACCCGCGGCTGATGCCGGACTTCTGGGAGTTCCCGACGGTCTCGATGGGCCTGACCGGCCTCAACTCGATCTACCAGGCGCGCTTCAACCGCTACCTGCACAACCGCGGCATCAAGGACACCTCGCAGCAGCGCGTGTGGGCGTTCCTCGGCGACGGCGAGATGGCCGAGCCCGAGTCGCTCGGCGCGATCCGCGTGGCCGCCCGCGAGGAGCTCGACAACCTCACCTGGGTCGTCAACTGCAACCTGCAGCAGCTCGACGGCCCCGTGACGGGCAACGGCAAGATCATCCAGGAGCTGGAGTCCAACTTCCGCGGCGCCGGCTGGAACGTCGTCAAGGTCGTGTGGGGCCGCGAGTGGGACCAGCTGCTCGCCCGCGACGTCGACGGCGTGCTGGTCAACCAGATGAACACCACGCCCGACGGGCAGTTCCAGACCTACTCGGTCGAGGACGGCGCCTACGTCCGCGACCACTTCTTCGGCGCCGACCCGCGGCTGCGGGCCATGGTCGAGCACATGAGCGACACCCAGATCGAGAAGCTGCCGCGCGGTGGCCACGACTACCGCAAGGTGTACGCCGCCTTCGACGCCGCCACGAAGCACACCGGGCAGCCGACGGTCATCCTCGCCAAGACCATCAAGGGCTGGACGATCGACGCCCTCGAGGGCAAGAACGCCACCCACCAGATGAAGAAGCTGACGCAGGACGACCTGAAGAGGTTCCGCGACCGGCTCTACCTCCCCATCTCCGACCGCGACCTGGAGCGCGCCTACGAGGAGACCGGCACCGCGCCGTTCTTCCACCCCGGTGCCGACTCCCCCGAGATCGACTACATGCTCGAGCGGCGCCGCCAGCTCGGCGGGTCGCTGCCGCGCCGCGACGTGCGCGCCAAGCCCCTGACGCTGCCCGGCGACGCGGTCTACTCCGAGATCAAGCAGGGCTCGGGCAAGAACAAGGTCGCCACGACCATGGCGACCGTCCGGCTGCTGCGCGACTGGATGAAGGACCCCGAGATCGGCAAGCGCATCGTGCCGATCGCGCCCGACGAGTACCGCACCTTCGGCATGGACTCGATGTTCCCGGGCGCCAAGGTCTACAACCCCGGCGGTCAGCGCTACGAGTCCGTGGACCGCAAGTTGTTGCTGTCCTACAAGGAGTCCGAGCAGGGCCAGATGCTGCACGAGGGCATCTCGGAGGCCGGGGCCATGGCGTCGGCGACGGCCGCGGGGTCGGCGTACTCCACGCACGGCGAGCCGATGATCCCGTTCTACATCTTCTACTCGATGTTCGGCTTCCAGCGCACCGGCGACTCGATCTGGGCGATGGCCGACCAGCTGGCCAAGGGCTTCCTCGTGGGCGCGACCGCCGGTCGCACGACGCTGACCGGTGAGGGCCTGCAGCACGCCGACGGCCACTCGCCGCTGCTGGCGGCGACCAACCCGGCGGTCGTGCACTACGACCCGGCCTTCGCCTACGAGGTCGCGCACGTGATGCAGTCCGGCCTCGAGCGGATGTACGGCGCGACCGAGCAGCACCCCCACGGCGAGGACGTGATCTTCTACCTCACCGTCTACAACGAGCCGATCAGCCAGCCCAAGGAGCCCGACGACGTCGACGTCGAGGGCATCCTCAAGGGCCTGCACAAGGTCTCCACCGCCGAGGGCGAGGGTCCCCGCGTGCAGCTGCTGGCCTCCGGCGTCGGCTACCCGTGGGTCGAGGACGCCGCGCGGCTGCTGGCCGAGGACTGGGGCGTGCGCGCCGACACCTGGTCGGTGACCTCGTGGAACGAGCTGGCCCGCGACGCGGTCTCGGCCGAGGAGCACAACCTCCTGCACCCCGCCGACGAGGCCCGCACGCCCTACGTCACCGACAAGCTGCGCGGCCACGCCGGGCCCGTCGTCGCGGTGTCGGACTACATGGCGGCGGTGCCGCTGCAGATCGCGCGCTGGGTGCCGGCCGACTACCGGGTGCTCGGCACCGACGGCTTCGGCTTCGCCGACACCCGGCCCGCGGCGCGGCGCTTCTTCCACGTCGACGCCGAGTCGGTCGTGGTGCAGGCGCTGCAGGCGCTCGCCGACGACGGCCAGGTCGACCCCGGCGTCGTCGTGCAGGCCTTCGAGAAGTACCGCATCGACGACCCGACCGCGGTCAAGGACCGCAAGCAGGAGGGCGGCGACGCCTGA
- a CDS encoding peroxiredoxin, which translates to MTVEAPTAAGLRIGGPAPDFTLRDQFGQDVTLSSFRGHKAVAVFFYPFAFSGVCTGEMAGIRDHLADFLTFDTEVLAISCDPVYAVRAFADADGLNFPLLSDFWPHGAVSRSFEVFDERRGCPHRSSYVVDKQGVLRWAVHNAAPEGRDLAEHLRQLRAAADGD; encoded by the coding sequence ATGACCGTCGAGGCCCCGACCGCGGCCGGGCTGCGCATCGGCGGCCCCGCGCCCGACTTCACCCTGCGCGACCAGTTCGGACAGGACGTCACGCTGTCGTCCTTCCGCGGGCACAAGGCGGTCGCGGTCTTCTTCTACCCCTTCGCCTTCTCCGGGGTGTGCACCGGCGAGATGGCCGGCATCCGCGACCACCTGGCCGACTTCTTGACCTTCGACACCGAGGTGCTGGCGATCAGCTGCGACCCGGTCTACGCCGTGCGGGCCTTCGCCGACGCCGACGGGCTGAACTTCCCGCTGCTCTCCGACTTCTGGCCGCACGGGGCCGTGAGCCGGTCCTTCGAGGTCTTCGACGAGCGCCGCGGCTGCCCGCACCGCTCGTCCTACGTCGTCGACAAGCAGGGCGTGCTGCGCTGGGCGGTGCACAACGCGGCCCCGGAGGGGCGCGACCTCGCCGAGCACCTGCGGCAGCTGCGCGCGGCCGCCGACGGTGACTGA